The DNA segment TCTTCGGGGCGCCGGCCGTGACCGGCACGGTCGTCAGGAGCTCGCCGTCGCGCCGGACCTCCATGGTGTGCTTGGCCGCGTCGACGACGGAGACCTGGTGGCGGCCGACGGTGAAGGAGAACGTCTTGTACTGCTGCCCGTACACCCCGGGCGCCCCTTCGACGTCCCGCAGCCGCAGCGCGACGGTGACCTGGGTGCCGGGCTTCCAGTAGTGCTCGGGGCGGAAGTCGAGGCGGCCCGGGCCGAACCAGTGCGGGCGGATCTCCACGGCGGGTTCGGCGGTGACCTGGATGGCGCGTTCGACGGCGGCGCGGTTCTGGATCTCGCGGTTGAAGTCCAGCGAGACGATCATTCCGGTGCCGACGGTGGAGCGGTTCTCCGGGGCGACGTATCCGATGAACCGCTCCTCGGGGACGTATGTGGTGAAGGTCGTGTGCCGTGCGCTGCGGCGTCCGTGGCCGTCGACGGCCACCGCGTCGATCGTGTACTTGGCGGCCAGCGCGAGCGCGGGGTCCTCGGGCTCCCAGCGCCGGCCGTCCGCGGAGATGTGCCCGGGCACCGGGGTGTCCTGGGCGTCCTGGGACTTGACGACCTTCACCGACTCCAGCCGTCCGCTGAGCACGCGGACGAGCAACGGGTCGTCGGGCCGCGCGCCCTTGATCTCGTCGTCGGGCGTGACCCTGATGACGTCCTCGGGTGCCCGGGGTTTGCCCGGCATCCGGTCCGTGCCACCGCCGTCCGAAGTGCAGCCGGCAGCACCCGCCAGCAGTCCTGCCCATGTCAGTACGGCGGCCAACACGGCCCTCGCGCGCCGCGCGCGCCCTTGTACGTGCCTCACGAAGACCCCAACGACCGGGGTGGCCCTGGGGAAACGTGAGTGCGAGCCCGGCGGTGGGCAGAACAGTGGGGAGGACGACGCGATGGGGAGCCGCGGACCGGGACACCGTGGGCTCTCTTTCCCTGTGCGTGGGGTCCATGAGCCGTGGGAGGCCGACAGGTGTCGAGCGCAGCCGAGCAGGAGGCGGTGGCCGGGACGGTCGCCGCTGAGGAGGGGCGCCCGGCCGCCGTCGTGAACGGGGCGCAGCGCAAGACCCCGGCCGTGCCGGTGTGGCCGGGCGCGCCGATGCCGCTCGGCGCCCGCTTCCGGGTCGGCCCGGACGGGGTGGCGGGCACCAACTTCGCGCTGTGGGCGGGAGGCGCGGAGGCCGTCGAGCTGTGTCTGTTCGACGCGCAGGGCAAGGAGACCCGGGCCCGGCTCACCGAGCTGACGCACGAGATCTGGCACGGCTTCGTGCCGGGTGTCATGCCGGGGCAGCGCTACGGCTACCGGGTGCACGGCCGCTGGGACCCGTGGACAGGGGGCCGCTGGAACCCGGCGAAGCTGCTTCTCGACCCGTACGCCCGGGCGGTGGACGGCGACTTCAGTCTGCCGCCCGAGGTGTACGGGCATGTCCGCGACTGGCCGCAGCAGCATGTCGCCGACACCGTGCGCGACGACCGGGACTCGGCGCCGTACGTCCCGAAGGGCGTCGTCGTCCACGACGACGCCCCTGAGGACGAGTGGATGGACGACCGCCGGCCGAAGACACCGTGGGCGGACTCGGTGATCTACGAGGTGCATGTACGGGGCTTCACCGAAC comes from the Streptomyces sp. NBC_00443 genome and includes:
- a CDS encoding L,D-transpeptidase — its product is MRHVQGRARRARAVLAAVLTWAGLLAGAAGCTSDGGGTDRMPGKPRAPEDVIRVTPDDEIKGARPDDPLLVRVLSGRLESVKVVKSQDAQDTPVPGHISADGRRWEPEDPALALAAKYTIDAVAVDGHGRRSARHTTFTTYVPEERFIGYVAPENRSTVGTGMIVSLDFNREIQNRAAVERAIQVTAEPAVEIRPHWFGPGRLDFRPEHYWKPGTQVTVALRLRDVEGAPGVYGQQYKTFSFTVGRHQVSVVDAAKHTMEVRRDGELLTTVPVTAGAPKNTTYNGKMVVTEMLELTRMNGATVGFKKANGKGEYDIPDVPHAMRLTNSGTFLHGNYWADASIFGRSNVSHGCVGLRDVKGGGSETPAGWFFDRSLVGDVVEVVRSNDKKVAPDNGLGGWNMGWKEWKAGSAVK